GCGTCGAGGTGCGCCCGGTCTCGATCAACGACAGCCATTGGGACTGCACGCTGGAAAGGAGCGACGGGCGCTATCTCGCGGTTCGCCTCGGCTTCCGCCAGGTTCGATCGCTCGCGAACATACATGGTGCCGCGATCGTCGGGGCGCGCGGCGATGTGCCCTACGACTGCGTCGAGGATGTATGGCGGCGCGCCGGCGTGCCGCGCGCCGCGATCGAGCGGATCGCCGAAGCGGATGGATTTGCCTCTCTGTCCGAGGACCGGCGGCAGGGGCTGTGGAAGGTCCGCGGCCTCGGCGAGGCGCCGCTGCCGCTCTTCGCGGCCGCCGACGCGCGCGAGGCGAACTTCTCGCCCGAAGGGCTCGAACCGCCGACCGCGCTTCGGCCGATGACCGAAGGACGCGAGGTGGTGGAGGATTATCGCACGCTTCAACTGAGTTTGCGCGCGCATCCCTTAAGTTTCCTGCGCGAGGAGCTGGACCGGATGGGGATCGTCCGCTGCGCGGATCTCGGCTCGATCCGCGATGGCCGGAATATCGAGGTCGCCGGGGTGATCCTCGTCCGGCAACGCCCCGGCTCGGCAAAGGGCGTGCTGTTCGTCACGATCGAGGATGAGACCGGTATCGCCAACGGCATCCTCTGGCCCGATCGCTTCGACATCTATCGGCGCCAGGTCATGGCGGCGTCGATGATCGCGATGCGCGGCCGCGTCCAGAAGGAAGGCGAGATCATTCATGTCATCTGTGACCGGATAACCGACCATGACGCGATGCTGCGGCAGGTCGGGCGCAGCGCGCTTTCCATTGCGCCGGGACGCGGGGACGGGGCGCGGAACGGGGGCGGGCCCGACAGCCGCGAGCCTGCGTTGCGCGTCCGGAGCCATGACTTTCACTGATGGTGGCCAAATGCTCCGGTTGCAGGACCACTCCCTCCTTGGCTGCCTGACTGCGGGCCTCGGCTCGCCTCATGCCGTCAACCCCCTGCGGGGGTTCGCCCTCGCGTACCGCTCGGTGACGGCGGCTCGCGGGCCCTTCGGTCGGCGCCATCGGGGATGGTCCCGAGCAACCCAAGGAGACACGACATGGCCACCATCGCAAATCTCACCGTCAAGGCCGACGGCAGCTTCGAAGGCACGCTGACGACCCTTCTGGTCACCGCGCCGATCGCGATCGTCCCGAACGGCCGCAAGGTGAAGGACAATGAGCCCGACTTCCGCGTGATCGCGCGCAAGAACGGCTACGAGGTCGGCGCCGGCTGGACCCGCACGTCGCAGTCGAACGGCACCGAATATGTCTCGGTCACCCTTTCGGCCCCCGAATTCGGCACGATCTACGCGAATATCGCGAACGCGCCCGGCGACGATCCGATGAAGAAGGTGCTTATCTGGAACCCGCCGAGCTGACCCCAGCGGCCCCGCCTTCGGGCGGGGCCGTCATTTTTCCTGCGTGAGTTTCGCCAATCGGCGCGGAAGCTCCGAGGCCAGCTTGCGCTGCTGGAATGGCGAGGCCTTCTTCCAGCTCCGGCATTCGGACTGGGTGCGGCCGCAGCCGGGGCACCAGCCCGTCCGACCGTCGAACGCACATAATTCGATGCAGGGCGAACGCATCGCTCAGTTGCACTCGATCGTGACGTGACGCAGCTCGTGGACCGGCGCGAGGCGCTCGCGGATCGCCGCGCCGGTGAGACCGGCAGGCCCGGCGACGCTGACGATCGCGGCATGCGCGTCGGGTCCGAGGCGCCATACGTGAAGATCGACGATCCGGGCATCGCCGGGCGCCTCGACCAGCTCGCGGACTTCCTCCGCCACATGATCGTCGCTCCGGTCGAGCAGGACCGCGGCCGTGTCGCGCATCAGGCTCCACGACCAGCGCGCGATCACGATCGCGCCGACGATCCCCATTACGGGGTCCATCCACACCCATCCGAGATAGCGTCCCGCAAGCAGGGCTGCGATGGCGAGCACCGACGTCAACGCATCGGCAAGCACATGCACATAGGCCGAGCGCAGATTATTGTCGCCGCTCTGCGCCATTGGCCCATGGTTGTGATGATGATCGTCGCCATGGCCATGGCCATGACCATGGTGATGTCCGTGCCCATGACCATGGTGATGCCCGCCCGACAGCAGGAAGGCGCTCGCAATGTTTACGCCAAGGCCAACCGCCGCGACGACAGTCGCCTCGAGAAAA
This DNA window, taken from Sphingopyxis sp. PAMC25046, encodes the following:
- a CDS encoding DUF1289 domain-containing protein, whose amino-acid sequence is MRSPCIELCAFDGRTGWCPGCGRTQSECRSWKKASPFQQRKLASELPRRLAKLTQEK
- the dmeF gene encoding CDF family Co(II)/Ni(II) efflux transporter DmeF, encoding MATTPIADARVHDHMFLGASHDENARRTLLVVVLTALMMVGEIIAGYITGSMALLADGFHMATHAGALGVAAIAYGYAKRNAHNAAYSFGTGKVGDLGGFASAMALGLVSLGIGVEAVSRLFNPTNVAFLEATVVAAVGLGVNIASAFLLSGGHHHGHGHGHHHGHGHGHGDDHHHNHGPMAQSGDNNLRSAYVHVLADALTSVLAIAALLAGRYLGWVWMDPVMGIVGAIVIARWSWSLMRDTAAVLLDRSDDHVAEEVRELVEAPGDARIVDLHVWRLGPDAHAAIVSVAGPAGLTGAAIRERLAPVHELRHVTIECN
- a CDS encoding DUF736 family protein, producing the protein MATIANLTVKADGSFEGTLTTLLVTAPIAIVPNGRKVKDNEPDFRVIARKNGYEVGAGWTRTSQSNGTEYVSVTLSAPEFGTIYANIANAPGDDPMKKVLIWNPPS